One window of the Streptomyces sp. NBC_00259 genome contains the following:
- a CDS encoding carbohydrate ABC transporter permease, protein MSDTITIPETASDRPTPAARGGRPRRRKLTFDRVTFFLAFLGIPLAVFVTFVLIPFVQAIYWAMTDWRGFSPDYNFVGLDNFTKMFQDDVFLKALRNVALLAAVVPFVTLTLALGVAVAITLGGPSKGPVRGIRGASFYRIISFFPYVVPAIIVGLIWAQMFDPNAGLVNGFLTKIGLDQFEAFAWLGEKATAMPSLMFVFVWGLVGFYAVLFIAAIKGVPAELYEAARIDGAGRFRTTISITLPAIRDSVQTAYIYLGIAALDAFVFVQALLPNGGPDNSTLTISQRLFNVAFRQQQFGYATAMGVVLAVVTLVFAVLVFTVNRLTGGGEGKENARGSKARRAGAKGGAQ, encoded by the coding sequence ATGAGTGACACAATCACCATCCCCGAGACCGCGAGCGACCGGCCGACGCCGGCCGCTCGCGGCGGGCGGCCCCGACGCCGCAAGCTCACCTTCGACCGGGTGACGTTCTTCCTCGCGTTCCTCGGTATCCCGCTGGCCGTCTTCGTGACCTTCGTCCTGATCCCGTTCGTCCAGGCGATCTACTGGGCGATGACCGACTGGCGCGGCTTCAGCCCGGACTACAACTTCGTCGGGCTGGACAACTTCACCAAGATGTTCCAGGACGACGTCTTCCTGAAGGCGTTGCGCAATGTCGCGTTGCTGGCGGCCGTCGTGCCGTTCGTGACGTTGACGCTCGCCCTCGGGGTCGCGGTGGCCATCACCCTGGGCGGGCCCAGCAAGGGCCCCGTCCGAGGGATCCGGGGGGCGTCGTTCTACCGGATCATCTCGTTCTTCCCCTACGTCGTGCCGGCGATCATCGTCGGCCTGATCTGGGCGCAGATGTTCGACCCGAACGCCGGCCTGGTCAACGGCTTCCTCACCAAGATCGGCCTTGACCAGTTCGAGGCGTTCGCCTGGCTGGGCGAAAAGGCGACCGCGATGCCGTCCCTGATGTTCGTCTTCGTCTGGGGGCTCGTCGGGTTCTACGCGGTGCTCTTCATCGCCGCGATCAAGGGAGTTCCCGCCGAGCTGTACGAGGCGGCCAGGATCGACGGGGCCGGTCGGTTCCGGACAACGATCTCGATCACCCTGCCGGCGATCCGGGACAGTGTGCAGACGGCGTACATCTACCTGGGCATCGCCGCGTTGGACGCGTTCGTCTTCGTACAGGCGCTGTTGCCGAACGGTGGGCCGGACAACTCGACCCTCACGATCAGTCAGCGGCTGTTCAATGTCGCCTTCCGGCAGCAGCAGTTCGGATACGCCACCGCGATGGGGGTCGTCCTCGCCGTTGTCACCCTGGTGTTCGCGGTGCTGGTGTTCACCGTCAATCGCCTGACCGGCGGTGGCGAGGGCAAAGAGAATGCGCGTGGGTCCAAGGCTCGGCGTGCTGGAGCTAAGGGAGGTGCTCAATGA
- a CDS encoding carbohydrate ABC transporter permease: MSAVAADRRLVRASASSDRRFATISHALLTVWAVIVIVPMLWVLMSSFKSTGEILSSPFSLPDHWRVENYSNAWTDANIGKYFLNSVIVVVCALFLVMLLGAMCAYILARFEFPGRRLIYYVMLAGLTFPVFLAIVPLFFQLQNLGLLNTRPGLILTYVAFALPFTMFFLYAFFRSLPHDVYEAALIDGAGDWRAFFQVMLPMARPGMAAVAIFNFLGLWNQFLLPVALNTDQDKWVLTQGMAAYASSQVYDIDYGALFAAIVVTVVPVLIVYVLFQRRIAGSVSQGTFR; the protein is encoded by the coding sequence ATGAGCGCCGTAGCCGCCGACCGGAGGCTGGTGAGAGCCTCCGCAAGCAGCGACCGCAGGTTTGCGACGATCTCGCACGCCTTGCTGACCGTGTGGGCCGTGATCGTGATCGTGCCCATGCTCTGGGTGCTGATGTCGTCGTTCAAGTCGACCGGTGAGATCCTGTCGTCGCCGTTCTCGCTTCCGGATCACTGGAGGGTCGAGAACTACTCGAACGCGTGGACCGACGCGAACATCGGGAAGTACTTCCTGAATTCGGTGATCGTCGTCGTCTGTGCGCTGTTCCTGGTGATGTTGTTGGGCGCGATGTGCGCCTACATCCTCGCCCGGTTCGAGTTCCCCGGGCGTCGGCTGATCTACTACGTGATGCTGGCCGGGTTGACCTTCCCCGTCTTCCTGGCGATCGTGCCGCTGTTCTTCCAGCTACAGAACCTCGGGTTGCTGAACACGCGTCCGGGACTGATCCTCACCTACGTCGCGTTCGCGCTGCCGTTCACGATGTTCTTCCTCTATGCGTTCTTCCGGTCACTGCCGCATGACGTCTACGAGGCCGCGTTGATCGACGGTGCCGGTGACTGGCGGGCGTTTTTCCAGGTGATGTTGCCGATGGCACGTCCAGGCATGGCCGCGGTGGCGATCTTCAACTTCCTGGGGTTGTGGAACCAGTTCCTGCTGCCGGTGGCGCTCAACACCGACCAGGACAAGTGGGTCCTGACTCAGGGCATGGCTGCCTACGCGTCCTCGCAGGTCTACGACATTGACTACGGTGCGCTGTTCGCGGCGATCGTGGTCACGGTGGTGCCTGTACTGATCGTGTACGTCCTGTTCCAACGCCGGATCGCCGGTTCGGTGTCGCAGGGCACCTTCCGCTGA
- a CDS encoding ROK family transcriptional regulator, giving the protein METPGSQSSLHRANLERVVRAVRLAGSLTQAEIARSTGLSAATVSNIVRELKDGGTVEVTPTSAGGRRARSVSLSGDAGIVIGVDFGHTHLRVAIGNLAHQVLAEESEPLDVDASSAQGFDRAEQLVTRLIEATGIGKDKIVGVGLGVPGPIDVESGTLGSTAILPGWSGINPSDELSRRLGVPVYVDNDANLGALGELVWGSGRGVKDLAYIKVASGVGAGLVIEGQIYRGPGGTAGEIGHITLDESGPVCRCGNRGCLETFAAARYVLPLLQPSHGPDLTMERVVQLAREGDPGCRRVVADVGRHIGSGVANLCNLLNPSRVVLGGNLAEAGELVLAPIRESVSRYAIPSAARRLSVLPGALGGRAEVLGALALVLSEMGDSTLLDSSVPAGTPAFT; this is encoded by the coding sequence GTGGAGACTCCGGGCTCGCAGTCCTCGCTGCACCGGGCCAATCTTGAGCGGGTCGTACGTGCCGTGCGTCTGGCCGGTTCGCTGACCCAGGCCGAGATCGCCAGGAGCACGGGCCTGTCCGCCGCCACGGTCTCCAACATCGTTCGCGAGCTGAAGGACGGCGGGACCGTCGAGGTCACCCCCACCTCGGCGGGCGGCCGCCGGGCCCGCAGCGTCTCGCTGAGCGGTGACGCCGGCATCGTCATCGGCGTCGACTTCGGGCACACCCATCTGCGGGTCGCCATCGGCAATCTGGCCCATCAGGTCCTCGCCGAGGAGTCCGAGCCGCTGGACGTCGACGCCTCCTCCGCCCAGGGCTTCGACCGGGCGGAACAGCTGGTCACCCGGCTGATCGAGGCGACCGGAATCGGGAAGGACAAGATCGTCGGAGTGGGTCTGGGCGTACCGGGGCCGATCGACGTGGAGTCCGGGACGCTCGGGTCCACCGCGATCCTGCCGGGCTGGAGCGGGATCAACCCGAGCGACGAGCTGTCGCGGCGGCTCGGGGTGCCGGTGTACGTCGACAACGACGCCAATCTGGGCGCCCTGGGCGAGCTGGTGTGGGGCAGCGGCCGCGGGGTGAAGGACCTCGCGTACATCAAGGTCGCCAGCGGGGTGGGCGCCGGTCTGGTCATAGAGGGCCAGATCTACCGGGGGCCCGGCGGCACCGCCGGGGAGATCGGGCACATCACGCTGGACGAGTCGGGGCCGGTCTGCCGCTGCGGCAACCGCGGCTGCCTGGAGACCTTCGCGGCCGCCCGGTACGTCCTGCCGCTGCTGCAGCCCAGCCACGGCCCCGATCTGACCATGGAGCGCGTGGTGCAGCTGGCGCGCGAGGGCGACCCTGGCTGCCGCCGGGTGGTCGCCGACGTGGGCCGGCACATCGGCAGCGGGGTGGCGAACCTGTGCAACCTGCTGAACCCCAGCAGGGTGGTGCTCGGCGGCAACCTCGCCGAGGCGGGCGAGCTGGTCCTGGCGCCGATCCGTGAATCGGTCTCCCGGTACGCGATCCCGAGCGCGGCGCGGCGGCTCTCGGTGCTTCCGGGGGCGCTCGGAGGCCGGGCCGAGGTGCTGGGTGCACTGGCCCTCGTCCTGAGCGAAATGGGCGATTCGACACTTCTGGACAGCTCGGTCCCGGCCGGGACGCCTGCCTTCACTTAG